One window of Bacillota bacterium genomic DNA carries:
- a CDS encoding metal-dependent phosphohydrolase, whose protein sequence is MSNMTTKEERGAQGSARAKGIRQWWTYWRTRVWDPLEQLIRRPSSARRALLVVGLFLIMFTLAVANTVPDAIDWQVGDVATRDVVAPRDVVNRYRTELLREEAARQALREAELDPANWEINPAEALRSEERVAAIFAAFRDALSQESAVSAGGDPAAGGEGAEAPALDVDELVGRLADTAAELGLTLSPDALAMLAGMNARQLDELEAAARSVAVDIMQRRRIAEADLEREREAVALHPGIRDAAPGRRELLAAVVQAVIRPNLIPSPEKIERARQEAVRSVADVRIREGQIIIRRGDQVEQEHIMLLQDLGLLDGRPNYAFMAGMLVFLALLFAMVAVYLRQHRRKIFESDAQLALLGLVVILVTGLAKVGTFVAWEGTGFLVPVGLAGLLVTLLVDSQVAIVVTIMTSAVVAALFGLDGRVFLVALAGGLAAVYSVSKVSQRSDLTRAGFIVGGVAFLTMVTLGLLRSDTFLLQYSFLGLLNGVVSAVGTIGLLPYLETLFRITSSLRLLELSNPNHPLLRKLLMEAPGSYHHSILVGNLAEAAAEAIGADPLLVRVGAQYHDIGKTKRPYFFVENQFGGENPHDKISPTLSTLIIISHVKDGVELAKEYQLPPVIIDFIREHHGTDLVKYFYQKALENAQGEPVDERDFRYPGPKPQSKETALVMLADAVEAAVRSLARPTPGRIEGLVRRLIRERLESGQLDESDLTLRDLDKIADAFVRVLTGIFHQRIEYPDIKEQDLRKSMDPEARRA, encoded by the coding sequence ATGAGCAATATGACCACGAAAGAGGAGCGAGGCGCGCAAGGGTCGGCACGAGCCAAAGGTATCCGCCAGTGGTGGACTTATTGGCGCACCCGCGTCTGGGACCCCCTCGAGCAGCTGATCCGGCGCCCGAGCTCGGCGCGGCGCGCGCTGCTCGTTGTCGGACTGTTCCTCATTATGTTCACACTGGCCGTGGCCAACACGGTGCCCGACGCGATCGACTGGCAAGTGGGCGACGTGGCGACGCGGGACGTGGTCGCCCCGCGGGACGTCGTCAATCGCTACCGCACGGAGCTCCTCAGGGAAGAGGCGGCGCGGCAGGCGCTGCGCGAGGCGGAGCTGGACCCCGCCAACTGGGAGATTAACCCCGCCGAGGCGCTGCGGTCCGAGGAGCGGGTGGCAGCCATCTTCGCGGCGTTCCGGGACGCGTTGTCCCAGGAATCCGCCGTCTCGGCGGGCGGGGACCCGGCGGCCGGCGGCGAAGGTGCGGAGGCGCCGGCCCTCGACGTGGACGAGCTGGTCGGGCGGCTGGCGGATACGGCGGCGGAGCTGGGGTTGACGCTGTCGCCCGACGCGCTGGCGATGCTGGCGGGCATGAACGCGCGCCAGCTGGACGAGCTGGAGGCTGCCGCCCGCAGCGTGGCCGTCGACATCATGCAGCGCCGCCGCATCGCGGAGGCGGACTTGGAGCGCGAGCGGGAGGCCGTGGCGCTGCATCCGGGCATCCGCGACGCGGCGCCCGGGCGGCGGGAGCTGCTGGCGGCCGTCGTGCAAGCCGTCATCCGGCCCAACCTCATTCCGAGCCCGGAAAAGATCGAGCGCGCGCGTCAAGAGGCGGTGCGGTCCGTCGCCGACGTGCGCATTCGGGAAGGTCAGATCATCATTCGCCGCGGCGACCAAGTGGAGCAGGAGCATATCATGCTCCTCCAAGACTTGGGTTTGCTGGACGGCCGGCCCAACTACGCCTTCATGGCGGGCATGTTGGTGTTTTTGGCGCTGCTGTTCGCCATGGTGGCCGTGTACTTGCGCCAGCACCGGCGCAAGATTTTCGAAAGCGATGCGCAGCTGGCGCTGCTGGGGCTGGTCGTGATCCTGGTCACGGGCCTGGCGAAAGTGGGCACGTTTGTCGCCTGGGAGGGGACAGGCTTTCTCGTTCCCGTTGGGCTGGCGGGACTGCTGGTGACGCTGCTGGTCGATTCGCAGGTGGCCATCGTCGTCACCATCATGACGTCGGCGGTGGTGGCCGCCTTGTTCGGCCTCGATGGGCGCGTCTTCCTCGTCGCGCTGGCCGGGGGCCTGGCCGCCGTCTACAGCGTTTCGAAAGTGAGCCAGCGGTCTGACCTGACGCGCGCGGGCTTTATCGTCGGCGGCGTCGCTTTTCTGACCATGGTGACGCTGGGCCTTCTGCGCAGCGACACGTTCCTGCTGCAGTATTCGTTCCTCGGCCTGCTGAACGGCGTCGTCTCTGCGGTGGGCACCATCGGCCTGCTGCCGTATCTTGAAACGCTGTTCCGGATTACGTCGTCGCTGCGGCTGCTGGAACTGTCGAACCCGAACCACCCGCTGCTGCGCAAGCTGCTGATGGAGGCGCCGGGGTCGTACCACCACAGCATTCTGGTGGGCAACCTGGCGGAGGCGGCGGCGGAAGCCATCGGTGCGGACCCGCTGCTGGTGCGGGTAGGCGCGCAGTACCACGACATCGGCAAGACGAAGCGGCCGTACTTTTTCGTGGAAAACCAGTTCGGCGGCGAAAATCCGCACGACAAGATTTCGCCCACGCTCAGCACGCTGATCATCATTTCGCACGTGAAAGACGGCGTGGAGCTGGCGAAAGAGTACCAGTTGCCGCCGGTCATCATCGATTTCATTCGCGAACATCACGGAACTGATCTGGTGAAGTACTTTTACCAGAAGGCGCTGGAGAACGCCCAGGGTGAACCGGTGGACGAGCGCGACTTCCGGTATCCGGGGCCGAAGCCGCAGTCCAAGGAGACCGCCCTGGTCATGCTGGCCGACGCCGTCGAGGCGGCCGTCCGGTCGTTGGCCCGTCCGACGCCGGGACGCATCGAAGGCCTGGTCCGGCGCTTGATCAGGGAACGCCTCGAGTCGGGCCAGCTGGACGAGAGCGACCTGACGCTGCGAGACCTGGACAAAATCGCCGACGCGTTCGTGCGGGTGCTCACGGGCATTTTCCACCAGCGCATCGAGTACCCCGACATTAAGGAGCAAGACCTGCGCAAGTCGATGGACCCGGAAGCGAGGCGGGCATAG